Proteins encoded by one window of Nasonia vitripennis strain AsymCx chromosome 5, Nvit_psr_1.1, whole genome shotgun sequence:
- the Exdl2 gene encoding exonuclease 3'-5' domain-like 2, with amino-acid sequence MFFMCVTVGLVLLASKYRNNVLRSVKQLCHSITKKSTDNNNKKNRQDDDDEKKVLNISLDKVILVDSPEKCDYAVQRIRCNLSDGVLGFDCEWVNEEPVSLLQLATHNGVCALFRLSKIGHIPPKLKELLSSRDLLKVGVASFDDGRKIAKDYNCQVVGTVDLRMLAHRHSLPSPKSLAALCVQYLDTEMDKILEVRCSNWNADSLTNEQISYAAHDAYAAVLIYHQILQKIVQKRSIWESLFFYIKRLQSLSKSQRFFNLPNDIIDTRFKGSKDRVNIDKCVVNNIGQIIKKVSNVDYKSSVPTRNKPLYHNCYLQAPDGDILCTCDKKKAQWYVSKQLGEVVQEDPFTVKLKFEPSGRALGEVGKYYTQVKVNQCVVCGNSDKFIRKNVVPREYRRYFPLVMKSHQSHDILLLCPACHEISNCHDLQLRRKLADSCDAPLSGPLSHTRDEVPRDWRMLQSAVKVLRDGTVIPHKRKKELEMYVTKFTGNREITPSLLNVLHEQLSMKSPQKHKLLQDRMKKNTSTPQTKCQPHGQKVVQYFENREGGLVELERLWREHFLSTMKPKYLPELWSVCHNQERLSIRQVQSRIEPSDAKVAGINNV; translated from the exons ATGTTCTTTATGTGCGTTACTGTAGGCCTTGTGCTTCTGGCCTCCAAGTATCGCAACAACGTACTTCGGAGTGTCAAGCAACTGTGCCAcagtataacaaaaaaaagcacagataataacaataagaaaaatcgtcaagatgacgatgatgaaaaaaaagtattaaatatttcattggACAAAGTTATTCTGGTTGATTCACCAGAAAAATGTGACTACGCCGTTCAACGTATTCGCTG CAATTTGTCAGATGGAGTTCTAGGATTTGATTGTGAATGGGTAAATGAAGAACCTGTATCCTTGCTTCAACTAGCTACTCACAATGGTGTTTGCGCATTATTTCGCCTGAGTAAGATTGGCCATATTCCTCCTAAACTCAAA GAGTTGCTATCTAGTAGAGATTTACTGAAAGTAGGTGTTGCTTCATTCGATGATGGAAGGAAGATTGCCAAAGATTACAATTGTCAGGTGGTTGGAACTGTGGATTTACGAATGCTGGCCCATCGCCATTCATTGCCAAGCCCAAAAAGTTTAGCAGCACTCTGTGTGCAGTATTTAGACACTGAAATGGATAAAATTCTAGAAGTGAGATGTAGCAACTGGAATGCAGATTCTCTCACCAATGAACAGATATCATATGCAGCACATGATGCTTATGCAGCTGTTCTTATTTATCATCAG ATACTGCAAAAGATTGTACAGAAACGATCGATATGggaaagtttatttttttacatcaaACGTCTACAGAGTCTGAGCAAGAGTCAGaggttttttaatttacctaATGACATAATTGATACGAg GTTCAAGGGTTCAAAAGATAGAGTCAATATAGATAAATGTGTTGTTAATAATATTGgtcaaattataaaaaaagttagtaATGTCGACTATAAAAGCAGTGTGCCAACAAGAAATAAACCATTGTATCACAATTGTTATTTGCAAGCACCTGATGGTGATATTTTATGCACATGTGACAAAAAGAAGGCCCAGTGGTATGTCTCAAAGCAACTAGGAGAAGTTGTTCAAGAAGATCCATTTACAGTAAAACTTAAATTTGAACCATCGGGGCGTGCTTTGGGTGAAGTAGGAAAGTACTACACACAAGTCAAAGTAAATCAGTGTGTGGTTTGTGGAAATTCTGATAAATTTATCAGAAAGAACGTCGTTCCTAGAGAATATCGAAGATACTTTCCCT TGGTCATGAAATCACATCAATCACATGATATTTTGTTACTGTGCCCAGCATGTCATGAAATAAGTAATTGTCACGATCTGCAGCTCAGAAGAAAACTTGCAGATTCCTGTGATGCTCCTTTGTCAGGGCCATTATCACATACGCGAGATGAAGTTCCTAGAGACTGGCGAATGCTACAATCAGCAGTAAAAGTACTAAGAGATGGTACTGTAATACCtcataagagaaaaaaagaattggaGATGTACGTTACAAAATTCACTGGCAATAGAGAAATAACACCTAGCTTATTAAATGTTTTGCATGAACAGCTATCAATGAAATCTCCTCAAAAACACAAATTATTGCAAGATCGCATGAAGAAAAATACATCAACACCTCAAACAAAATGTCAACCGCATGGACAAAAA GTTGTGCAGTACTTTGAAAATAGAGAAGGCGGTCTTGTTGAATTAGAAAGATTATGGAGAGAACATTTTCTAAGCACCATGAAACCTAAATATTTGCCTGAATTATGGTCTGTGTGTCATAATCAAGAACGATTGAGCATTCGTCAGGTTCAAAGCAGAATAGAACCATCAGATGCTAAAGTAGCTGgtataaataatgtataa
- the LOC100117106 gene encoding mitochondrial import inner membrane translocase subunit Tim16, with amino-acid sequence MAKYLAQIIVLGTQMVGRAFARALRQEIAASQEAARRAGGGQQGSNRVAANTRTGVTLDEALRILNVERPDQTEEIARNYKYLMEANDRSKGGSFYIQSKVVRAKERIDEELKNTKSAPPPKSESSKQDSASAH; translated from the coding sequence CTAAATACCTAGCACAAATCATTGTGCTAGGCACGCAAATGGTGGGTAGAGCGTTTGCCAGAGCTCTTAGACAAGAAATTGCAGCCAGTCAAGAAGCTGCGCGCAGGGCAGGTGGTGGACAACAAGGTTCTAATCGAGTTGCAGCCAATACTCGAACTGGTGTAACTTTGGATGAAGCTTTACGAATATTAAATGTCGAGCGACCGGACCAAACTGAAGAAATAGCCCGCAATTACAAGTATCTCATGGAAGCAAATGATAGATCGAAAGGAGGCTCCTTTTATATACAATCTAAAGTAGTTAGGGCAAAAGAACGAATTGAcgaagaattgaaaaatacaaaaagtgCACCACCCCCAAAATCAGAAAGTTCTAAACAGGATTCAGCCTCAGCGCACTGA
- the Beat-ic gene encoding beaten path Ic, giving the protein MKKLCSTLGEIDVTIKIPIAVAENSTVNMTCEYNLRNMPLYSVKWYKSQNEFYRFIPKEMPSKSVFPPLSAKVDLNKSDEHTVVLKNVEADLAGKYRCEVSTDAPTFITRMESSYMHVVRLPEGNLTVRMEKPRYALGDTVRGNCTAPPGNPAANITWTVNELPVNSSYIRNIPTRNVTDNRTISIAGLEFELVPESFSNGRLRITCRADVFHLYDEKATVVLDEERPRLASVLGTRESSHSRNYAYIIYCAFAFQWRRPRGELNIWPE; this is encoded by the exons ATGAAAAAACTTTGCA GTACGCTCGGCGAAATCGACGTGACGATAAAAATCCCGATAGCCGTGGCCGAAAACTCGACAGTCAACATGACTTGCGAGTACAACCTGCGAAACATGCCATTGTACTCGGTCAAGTGGTACAAGAGCCAGAATGAGTTCTACAGGTTCATCCCGAAAGAGATGCCATCCAAGTCAGTCTTCCCGCCGCTCTCGGCAAAGGTCGAC CTGAACAAGAGCGACGAGCACACCGTCGTCCTGAAGAACGTCGAGGCGGACCTGGCGGGCAAGTATCGCTGCGAGGTCTCCACGGACGCTCCCACTTTCATCACGAGGATGGAGTCGAGTTACATGCACGTCGTTA GGCTGCCGGAGGGAAACCTGACGGTGCGCATGGAGAAGCCGAGGTACGCGCTCGGCGACACCGTGCGAGGCAACTGCACCGCGCCACCGGGCAATCCAGCGGCCAACATCACCTGGACTGTCAATGAACTTCCG GTGAACTCGAGCTACATCAGGAACATCCCGACGAGAAACGTGACGGACAATCGGACCATCAGCATCGCCGGGCTCGAGTTCGAGCTCGTGCCGGAGAGCTTCAGCAACGGTAGGCTGCGCATCACCTGTCGGGCCGACGTCTTCCACCTGTACGACGAGAAGGCCACCGTTGTCCTCGACGAGGAGCGCCCGAGACTGGCCTCGGTCCTCGGCACGCGGGAGTCCTCCCACAGCCGTAATTATGCATACATTATATATTGCGCATTTGCATTTCAATGGAGACGGCCGCGGGGAGAACTAAACATTTGGCCCGAATAA